In Carya illinoinensis cultivar Pawnee chromosome 7, C.illinoinensisPawnee_v1, whole genome shotgun sequence, the following are encoded in one genomic region:
- the LOC122317294 gene encoding lysine histidine transporter-like 8 translates to MYLSGGTCVTLIMIGGGTMKIFFQIICGDTCNIYQPTTTEWYVVFACFATALAQFPNLNSIAGVSLIGAVTAISYCWLIWVVSVFKSRPLGISYDQLTAKYFDAKRIFTIFNAFGIIAFTFRGHNLVLEIQGTMPSNAKCPSRVPMWRGVKFAYAIIAMCLFPIAIGGYWAYGNLIPNGGMLNALYKYHADDTPRWLLGLTSLLVVINSLSSFQIYAMPVFDNLELRYTSKANKPCPWWLRSGFRAAFGCLAFFIAVALPFLPSLAGLIGGISLPITLAYPCFMWILIKKPQKCTGIWYVNWVLGVLGMILSILVVTAAIWNIVTIGIEIHFFKPK, encoded by the exons ATGTATCTGTCGGGTGGCACATGTGTGACCTTAATCATGATAGGAGGTGGGACCATGAAAATCTTCTTCCAGATCATTTGTGGGGACACATGCAACATATATCAACCGACGACAACGGAGTGGTACGTGGTTTTCGCTTGTTTTGCCACTGCTCTGGCTCAATTTCCCAATCTGAATTCGATTGCTGGGGTATCCCTCATCGGAGCCGTTACTGCCATAAGCTATTGTTGGCTGATATGGGTAGTCTCTGTCTTCAAAAGTAGGCCCCTGGGGATCTCATATGACCAACTAACTGCAAAGTATTTTGATGCAAAAAGGATCTTCACCATTTTCAATGCTTTTGGGATTATTGCCTTCACTTTTAGAGGCCACAATCTTGTACTTGAAATACAG GGGACTATGCCTTCGAACGCAAAGTGCCCATCGCGTGTACCAATGTGGAGAGGAGTGAAGTTTGCGTATGCAATTATCGCAATGTGTTTGTTTCCCATTGCCATTGGCGGCTATTGGGCATATGGAAATTTA ATACCTAATGGAGGGATGCTCAATGCTTTGTACAAATACCACGCGGATGACACACCAAGATGGCTCTTGGGATTGACAAGCTTACTCGTGGTGATAAACAGTCTCAGCTCATTCCAAATATATGCAATGCCTGTTTTTGACAATCTGGAGTTGAGGTATACCAGCAAAGCAAACAAACCCTGTCCATGGTGGCTCCGATCAGGGTTCCGAGCTGCCTTTGGTTGTCTTGCATTTTTCATAGCAGTGGCTCTACCATTCTTGCCAAGCTTGGCAGGATTGATCGGAGGGATATCGCTGCCAATCACCTTAGCATATCCCTGTTTCATGTGGATACTGATCAAGAAACCTCAGAAATGTACTGGAATTTGGTACGTCAATTGGGTATTGGGAGTATTGGGAATGATTCTTAGCATTCTTGTTGTCACTGCAGCAATTTGGAATATAGTGACCATAGGAATAGAGATCCACTTTTTCAAGCCCAAATGA
- the LOC122316354 gene encoding lysine histidine transporter-like 8, translating to MSYGGKLMGGEVLVEVSMSTKREEAEISAISAQPPDLQLHNPPLLDLVPKIPEISPFASRLMMSSPIVCPIKKAIIISMQSYSLQEEAHVDGRFMTKLDQQDAWLPITESRNGNAYYSAFHTLCSGIGFQALVLPLAFTSLGWTWGTLGLSLVFIWQMYTLLLLIKLHESESGTRYSRYLRLSMLAFGTHDQSS from the exons ATGTCTTATGGCGGTAAATTAATGGGTGGTGAGGTGCTGGTGGAAGTGAGCATGAGTACAAAGAGGGAAGAAGCAGAAATTTCGGCCATCTCCGCCCAGCCACCTGATCTTCAACTTCATAATCCTCCACTTCTGGATTTAGTCCCAAAGATCCCTGAAATTAGCCCATTTGCTTCTCGTTTGATGATGAGTTCTCCAATCGTCTGCCCTATCAAAAAAGCCATTATTATAAGCATGCAAAGCTACAGCTTGCAGGAAGAAGCTCATGTTGACGGCCGCTTCATGACTAAGCTAGACCAACAGGATGCTTGGCTTCCCATCACGGAATCGAGGAACGGTAACGCTTACTACTCAGCATTTCATACTCTATGTTCCGGAATCGGGTTTCAAGCCCTTGTTCTTCCCCTAGCTTTCACTTCCCTTGGCtg gACTTGGGGAACTTTGGGCCTTTCGCTGGTTTTCATATGGCAGATGTACACTCTGTTGTTACTAATAAAGTTGCATGAATCGGAATCCGGGACGCGTTATAGCAGATATCTCCGCCTTTCCATGTTAGCTTTTGGTACGCACGATCAATCATCTTAA
- the LOC122316601 gene encoding lysine-specific histone demethylase 1 homolog 1, producing METTEPSLDPSYNPNDVASGVSSPDTDVTLSASATPSENNFQNSPENHSPPPKTTPEAPVSDSLEDTSSDPIQEDNLDEPPQNPNPSEPGRTEPGPPPKKRRRRKKFFTELNGNPSLARNRRSDMAKDVDVEALIAISVGFPVDSLTEEEIEANVVSTIGGVEQANYIVVRNHILARWRSNVSVWLTRDHALESIRSEHKGLVDSAYRFLLNHGYINFGLAPAIKEAKLRSFDGIDKSNVVIVGAGLAGLVAARQLVFMGFKVVVLEGRARPGGRVRTKKMQSEGVEAAADLGGSVLTGINGNPLGVLARQLGLPLHKVRDICPLYLPDGEAVNPETDSKVEVSFNKLLDRVCKLRHDMIEEVKSVDVPLGTALEAFRRVYNVAENPQECMLLNWHLANLEYANASLMSNLSMAYWDQDDPYEMGGDHCFIPGGNETFVRTLCEDLPIFYERTVESIRYGTDGVLVYAGGQEFRGDMVLCTVPLGVLKKGTIEFFPELPLRKKDAIQRLGFGLLNKVAMLFPYNFWGGDIDTFGHLTQDPSMRGEFFLFYSYSSVSGGPLLVALVAGDAAIKFEMMSPVESVRRVLDILRGIFHPKGIAVPDPVQAVCTRWGKDQFSYGSYSYVAVGSSGDDYDILAESVGDGRVFFAGEATNKQYPATMHGAFLSGMREAANILRMAKRRSLIPADKLNNVRDESDDLNKLFESPDLTFGSFSVLFDPRSNDLNSNSLLRVKFGGERLNSVCICLFALISRNQVIKLSEVDGDGNRMRMLNHDFGVRLVGRKGLSGAGESLISHVKLARSYLNGESKGGAA from the coding sequence ATGGAAACAACGGAACCTTCCCTAGACCCCTCCTATAACCCTAACGACGTCGCATCCGGCGTCTCCTCGCCGGATACTGATGTCACTCTATCCGCCAGTGCAACCCCGTCCGAAAACAATTTCCAGAACTCACCGGAAAATCACTCTCCACCTCCCAAAACTACACCCGAAGCTCCCGTTTCGGACTCCCTAGAAGACACCTCCTCCGACCCCATCCAAGAAGACAACCTCGATGAACCGCCCCAAAACCCTAACCCGAGCGAACCCGGACGAACTGAACCCGGCCCGCCTCCAAAGAAGCGTCGCCGAAGGAAGAAATTCTTCACGGAGCTTAACGGCAATCCATCTCTCGCTAGGAATCGCCGGTCCGACATGGCGAAGGACGTCGACGTCGAAGCCCTAATCGCAATCTCGGTTGGCTTTCCGGTCGACTCGCTCACCGAGGAGGAGATCGAAGCCAACGTTGTCTCCACCATCGGCGGAGTCGAGCAGGCCAACTACATCGTTGTCCGGAACCACATTCTCGCCCGGTGGCGATCCAACGTGTCCGTTTGGTTGACCCGGGATCATGCGCTCGAGTCCATTCGGTCCGAGCACAAAGGCCTCGTTGACTCGGCCTACCGATTTCTTCTCAACCACGGTTACATAAACTTCGGGCTCGCGCCCGCCATTAAAGAAGCGAAACTGAGGTCATTTGACGGAATCGACAAGAGCAATGTGGTAATCGTTGGTGCCGGTCTCGCCGGTTTAGTCGCAGCGAGGCAATTGGTCTTTATGGGGTTCAAAGTCGTAGTCTTGGAAGGTAGGGCGCGGCCGGGAGGGCGAGTGAGGACGAAGAAAATGCAGAGTGAAGGCGTCGAGGCCGCAGCAGATCTCGGTGGGAGCGTCCTCACCGGAATAAACGGCAACCCGCTCGGGGTTCTTGCAAGGCAATTGGGATTGCCGCTTCACAAGGTGAGAGATATTTGCCCATTGTATTTACCTGATGGCGAAGCGGTGAACCCAGAAACTGACTCTAAAGTTGAGGTTTCGTTCAACAAGTTGTTAGATAGAGTGTGTAAACTTAGACATGATATGATAGAGGAAGTGAAATCGGTAGATGTTCCATTAGGGACTGCTCTCGAAGCTTTTCGGCGTGTTTATAACGTTGCCGAGAACCCGCAAGAGTGCATGCTGTTGAATTGGCATCTTGCTAATTTGGAATATGCGAATGCTTCGTTGATGTCTAATCTGTCGATGGCGTATTGGGATCAGGATGATCCGTATGAGATGGGTGGTGATCATTGTTTTATCCCCGGGGGAAACGAGACATTTGTCCGAACCCTTTGCGAGGACCTTCCCATTTTCTACGAAAGGACTGTGGAGAGTATCAGGTACGGGACCGATGGGGTCTTGGTTTATGCCGGTGGGCAGGAGTTCCGTGGGGACATGGTTCTTTGCACGGTGCCATTGGGTGTGCTTAAGAAGGGAACGATCGAGTTCTTTCCAGAGCTTCCTCTGCGAAAGAAAGATGCAATTCAGAGATTAGGATTTGGGTTGCTAAATAAGGTTGCCATGCTGTTCCCGTATAATTTCTGGGGTGGTGACATTGATACGTTTGGGCATTTGACGCAAGATCCCAGTATGAGAGGCgagttctttttgttttatagctATTCTTCTGTATCAGGAGGCCCACTTCTTGTTGCACTTGTGGCTGGAGACGCCGCAATCAAGTTTGAGATGATGTCACCTGTCGAGTCTGTGAGAAGGGTGTTGGACATATTGAGAGGTATCTTTCATCCGAAAGGTATTGCTGTTCCAGATCCAGTCCAGGCAGTCTGTACGCGCTGGGGGAAGGATCAATTCTCATATGGGTCTTACTCTTATGTTGCAGTTGGGTCTTCGGGAGATGACTATGATATTCTTGCTGAGAGTGTTGGAGATGGGAGGGTGTTCTTTGCAGGAGAAGCAACTAACAAACAGTACCCAGCAACAATGCATGGAGCTTTTCTTAGTGGGATGAGAGAAGCTGCAAACATACTGAGAATGGCCAAGAGGAGGTCATTGATTCCGGctgataaattaaataatgttAGAGATGAAAGTGATGATTTGAATAAATTGTTTGAGAGCCCTGACCTGACATTTGGGAGCTTCTCTGTTTTGTTTGATCCAAGATCAAATGACCTTAATTCTAATTCATTGTTAAGAGTGAAATTTGGAGGGGAGAGACTGAATTCTGTCTGTATCTGTCTGTTCGCATTGATTTCAAGGAACCAGGTCATTAAACTGAGTGAAGTTGATGGAGATGGTAACAGAATGAGGATGTTAAATCATGACTTTGGGGTGAGGTTGGTTGGTAGGAAAGGCTTATCTGGTGCTGGGGAATCTCTAATCTCCCATGTAAAATTAGCTAGATCCTACCTAAATGGTGAATCTAAAGGTGGTGCTGCATAG
- the LOC122317295 gene encoding uncharacterized protein LOC122317295 — protein MITRSNLAEQLREYQLRSKHDWASVSFFSSTSNLPSSRVDVVIFVIWELVILAFLVFSAVSLYFRHMRLAFILVCMTMLFLLCMKITKQVRLARKKKRRMLLPLSM, from the exons ATGATAACTCGATCGAATCTGGCCGAGCAGTTGAGAGAGTACCAGCTTCGATCCAAGCACGATTGGGCCTCCGTCTCCTTCTTCTCCTCTACTTCTAATCTTCCTTCTTCAAG GGTGGATGTCGTGATCTTTGTAATATGGGAACTTGTTATTCTGGCTTTCCTGGTTTTTTCTGCAGTTTCTCTATATTTTAGGCATATGCGGCTTGCTTTCATTCTAGTGTGCATGACGATGCTATTCCTTTTATGTATGAAAATTACAAAGCAAGTGAGATTGGCCAGGAAAAAGAAGCGAAGGATGCTTCTCCCTTTGTCAATGTGA
- the LOC122316882 gene encoding dehydrin ERD14-like: MAEEHPNKSRYEYETAGVDDQQVAVEKTDRGLFDFHKKKEEEKHQEEAIVTEFDEKVTVSEYEPKVEDQEHEKEKEKEEKKHEKLHRSSSSSSSSSDEDEGEGEEKKKKKKEKKGDKLKDKIAAEKQEEKEEEKYEDTNVPVEKYDEAVVVHAAEPVQPEEKKGFLDKIKDKLPGHQKKTEEVPPPPPPPQAEYAAAEPVPSHEGEAKEKKGFLEKIKEKLPGYHPKTEEEKEKEKDQKESPSNY, translated from the exons ATGGCGGAGGAACACCCCAACAAGAGTAGATACGAGTACGAGACTGCTGGCGTTGATGATCAGCAGGTCGCCGTGGAGAAGACGGACCGAGGGCTGTTTGATTTCCATAAGAAGAAAGAGGAGGAGAAGCACCAAGAGGAGGCGATCGTTACTGAGTTTGATGAGAAAGTTACAGTTTCTGAATATGAGCCAAAGGTAGAGGATCAAGAACACGAGAaggaaaaggagaaagaagagaagaaacacGAGAAGCTTCACCGATCCAGCAGCAGCTCTAGCTCT TCTAGCGATGAGGATGAaggtgaaggagaagaaaagaagaagaaaaagaaggaaaagaagggagatAAGCTCAAGGACAAAATAGCAGCAGAGAagcaagaagagaaggaagaagagaagTACGAGGACACCAACGTCCCTGTTGAGAAATACGATGAAGCAGTAGTCGTTCATGCTGCAGAGCCAGTCCAAcctgaggaaaagaagggtttccTTGATAAAATTAAGGACAAACTTCCAGGCCATCAGAAGAAGACTGAGGAGgtccctcctcctcctcctcctcctcaggCCGAGTATGCGGCTGCTGAGCCAGTACCTAGTCATGAAGGAGAGGCGAAGGAGAAGAAGGGCTTCTTGGAGAAGATAAAGGAGAAACTGCCCGGATACCACCCCAAGACagaggaagagaaggaaaaagagaaagatcaGAAAGAGTCTCCCTCCAATTACTAA